One window of the Chitinophaga niabensis genome contains the following:
- a CDS encoding ROK family protein, with amino-acid sequence MSQQLAVGIDIGGTNTKFGVVDRRGNILCQDRMSTKAHEEVTMFLEELHQRLSKLIDQVGGISNIKGIGVGAPNGNFYTGNIEYAPNLRWKGIVPLAQMLQDLFGIPAVLTNDANAAAIGEMTYGSARGMKDFITITLGTGVGSGIVANGQLIYGHDGFAGELGHVIVIPGGRYHPGTGARGSLEAYASATGVTNTALELLEARPDEPSLLRNHTREEIDSKMIYEAAIKGDKLAMEIYEYTGKVLGEALANFVMFSSPEAIVLFGGLTQAGDLIMRPVRHHMELNLLPIFQNKVKLVFSELKESDAAILGASALAWEMKEA; translated from the coding sequence ATGAGTCAGCAATTAGCGGTGGGCATTGATATTGGAGGTACTAATACAAAATTTGGAGTTGTAGACCGTCGTGGTAATATATTATGCCAGGACAGGATGTCGACCAAAGCTCACGAAGAAGTAACGATGTTCCTGGAAGAACTTCATCAGCGTTTATCAAAGCTGATAGACCAGGTTGGGGGAATATCGAACATTAAAGGAATAGGTGTAGGTGCGCCCAATGGGAACTTTTATACCGGTAATATTGAATACGCACCAAATCTGCGCTGGAAGGGTATTGTACCTTTAGCACAGATGCTGCAGGACCTTTTTGGGATCCCGGCCGTATTAACCAATGACGCCAATGCAGCTGCTATTGGTGAAATGACGTACGGCTCTGCACGTGGCATGAAGGATTTCATTACCATCACACTGGGAACAGGTGTGGGAAGTGGAATTGTTGCCAATGGTCAGTTGATCTATGGTCATGATGGATTTGCTGGTGAACTGGGTCACGTGATTGTTATCCCCGGTGGTCGTTATCACCCTGGAACAGGTGCCCGTGGCTCTTTGGAAGCTTATGCTTCTGCCACTGGTGTAACCAACACAGCCCTTGAATTACTGGAAGCCCGCCCGGATGAACCCAGTCTGCTGCGTAATCATACCAGGGAAGAAATTGATTCTAAAATGATCTATGAAGCCGCTATCAAAGGTGATAAGCTGGCTATGGAGATCTATGAATACACCGGCAAAGTATTGGGAGAAGCATTGGCGAACTTTGTGATGTTCTCCAGTCCTGAAGCTATTGTTCTCTTTGGTGGTCTTACACAGGCCGGCGATCTGATCATGCGCCCTGTACGCCATCACATGGAACTCAATCTTTTACCGATCTTCCAGAACAAAGTAAAACTCGTTTTCTCAGAGCTGAAAGAAAGTGATGCCGCCATTTTAGGCGCCAGCGCATTGGCCTGGGAAATGAAAGAAGCATAA